The following are encoded together in the Vibrio splendidus genome:
- a CDS encoding SDR family NAD(P)-dependent oxidoreductase: MFNDLKGKRILITGSTAGMGLATARIFAKYGAKIGINSRAFSPKVDDVLTELTALGGDVAFFPANLMDTLECERLVKEFTDHFGGMDVLINNAGGLGGRASLENIDDEFYERVMNLNVRSALMTTKFSIPHLRASAALSGQTSCVISTGSIAAREGGGVGAGVYAASKAWLHDIHRNWVKEFAQDNIRFNIVSPGTIDTAFHDGKSDDLKATIANNIPMGRFGNIDEVAPSFAFFASHACSGYITGQILDVNGGQITP; encoded by the coding sequence ATGTTTAACGATTTAAAAGGCAAACGCATTTTAATTACTGGCTCTACTGCTGGTATGGGCCTAGCTACTGCACGCATTTTTGCAAAGTACGGCGCAAAGATTGGCATCAATAGTCGTGCTTTCAGCCCAAAAGTTGATGACGTTCTCACCGAACTCACCGCATTGGGTGGCGATGTTGCGTTTTTTCCTGCAAACCTAATGGACACATTAGAGTGCGAAAGGTTAGTCAAAGAGTTCACCGACCATTTTGGCGGCATGGATGTGTTGATTAACAACGCAGGTGGCCTTGGTGGGCGTGCAAGTCTAGAAAATATCGATGACGAGTTTTATGAGCGTGTGATGAACCTAAATGTTCGATCCGCGCTGATGACAACTAAGTTCTCCATCCCACACTTGCGTGCATCTGCTGCTCTATCGGGGCAAACATCGTGTGTTATTAGCACGGGCTCTATTGCCGCTCGCGAAGGCGGTGGTGTGGGTGCTGGCGTCTATGCCGCATCTAAAGCGTGGTTACACGACATTCACCGCAATTGGGTGAAAGAGTTCGCGCAAGACAATATCCGTTTCAACATTGTTTCACCGGGCACTATTGACACCGCATTTCACGATGGCAAAAGCGACGATCTGAAAGCGACCATTGCTAACAACATTCCAATGGGACGCTTTGGCAATATTGATGAAGTTGCCCCTTCATTTGCTTTCTTTGCATCACACGCTTGTAGCGGGTACATCACAGGGCAAATCCTAGATGTTAACGGCGGACAAATAACGCCCTAG
- a CDS encoding FadR/GntR family transcriptional regulator yields the protein MSIFTLVEDSSRRIHVQVARQIARKILSGELKENQKLPSEMELCEIFGVSRTALRESTKLLSAKGLIESKPKVGTRIKPRTQWHFLDPQLLYWIQDLEDTKPFLSQFLGLRKAIDPEACALAASNATVEQRKELSILFQKMTIAANGFDYQEWTTNDHLFHQTIFLSTGNQFYIPFANILSTIFKQFIDHSAEGGRFCLEEHKAIYDAIMSGNANQARIASQALLDDENQKLSRVELAIA from the coding sequence ATGTCAATATTTACATTGGTGGAAGATTCAAGCCGCCGAATTCATGTTCAAGTCGCTAGACAAATTGCTCGCAAAATCTTGTCTGGCGAGTTGAAAGAAAATCAGAAGTTACCTAGCGAAATGGAGTTGTGCGAGATCTTTGGAGTCAGCAGAACTGCCCTTCGAGAATCCACTAAACTGCTTTCAGCAAAAGGGTTGATTGAATCAAAGCCTAAAGTGGGCACTCGTATCAAACCAAGAACGCAATGGCACTTTTTAGATCCTCAATTACTGTATTGGATCCAAGATTTAGAAGACACCAAACCCTTTTTATCTCAATTCTTGGGGTTAAGAAAAGCGATTGACCCAGAAGCGTGTGCGCTTGCAGCATCCAACGCTACGGTAGAGCAACGCAAAGAGCTTTCGATTCTTTTCCAAAAGATGACCATCGCGGCAAACGGCTTTGATTATCAAGAGTGGACAACCAACGATCATCTGTTTCACCAAACGATTTTCTTATCGACGGGTAACCAGTTTTACATTCCGTTCGCGAACATTCTGTCGACAATTTTCAAACAGTTTATCGACCACTCTGCCGAAGGCGGTCGCTTCTGTTTAGAAGAGCACAAAGCGATATACGATGCGATTATGTCAGGCAATGCGAATCAGGCTCGAATAGCCTCTCAAGCTTTACTTGATGATGAAAACCAAAAGCTGTCTAGGGTTGAATTAGCCATCGCATAA